Proteins encoded within one genomic window of Lysinibacillus louembei:
- a CDS encoding site-2 protease family protein: MTIHPLLLFVLLMMVLTGNIALYSIILSSLIIHEIGHLLAAKMMDVPVKSCVIMPYGGEIKLQQEGTYWQRLIIAVGGPLATLLGMASSILLPPLLAEPFFQVQFYLLCLNLLPFLPLDGGKIICYTLLTFFPKAKIYELFLALSLCAFTIVVFVTLWLLPQSLPVLVVSLLLWGNIIGEWKYRKYHIAYEKFVLNRLT, encoded by the coding sequence ATGACGATTCACCCTTTATTGCTGTTCGTGTTGTTGATGATGGTGTTAACTGGTAATATTGCGCTATATAGCATTATTTTAAGCTCATTAATTATTCATGAAATCGGACATTTACTCGCTGCAAAAATGATGGATGTACCTGTGAAAAGCTGTGTCATTATGCCTTATGGTGGAGAAATTAAGCTACAGCAGGAAGGGACGTATTGGCAGCGGCTTATTATTGCAGTTGGCGGGCCTTTAGCAACTTTGCTTGGTATGGCCAGCAGTATTTTGCTGCCACCACTTTTAGCGGAGCCTTTTTTTCAAGTGCAATTTTACTTATTATGTTTAAATCTATTGCCGTTTTTACCGCTTGATGGTGGAAAGATTATTTGTTATACGCTGCTAACATTTTTTCCAAAAGCAAAAATTTATGAATTGTTTTTAGCGCTTTCATTATGTGCCTTCACCATTGTTGTATTCGTTACATTATGGCTGCTACCACAGTCGCTTCCTGTACTCGTTGTGAGCTTGTTACTTTGGGGCAATATCATAGGAGAATGGAAGTATCGAAAATATCATATTGCCTATGAGAAATTTGTCTTGAATAGGTTGACGTAG
- the rplU gene encoding 50S ribosomal protein L21, producing the protein MYAIIETGGKQIKVEAGQEIYVEKLGVAADEIVTFDKVLFVGGETVKVGAPTVAGATVTAKVVKEGRAKKITVFKMKAKKNYRRKQGHRQPYTKLVVEAINA; encoded by the coding sequence ATGTACGCAATTATCGAAACTGGTGGTAAACAAATCAAAGTTGAAGCAGGTCAAGAAATCTATGTTGAAAAACTAGGTGTAGCTGCTGACGAAATCGTAACATTTGACAAAGTTTTATTCGTAGGTGGAGAAACAGTTAAAGTTGGTGCTCCAACTGTTGCTGGTGCAACTGTTACAGCGAAAGTTGTAAAAGAAGGCCGCGCTAAAAAAATTACTGTTTTCAAAATGAAAGCGAAGAAAAACTACCGTCGTAAACAAGGTCATCGTCAACCATACACGAAATTAGTTGTTGAAGCAATCAACGCTTAA